In Tachypleus tridentatus isolate NWPU-2018 chromosome 7, ASM421037v1, whole genome shotgun sequence, a genomic segment contains:
- the LOC143256659 gene encoding uncharacterized protein LOC143256659: MNLENACSFLMPSLIKSFIKTRAKTYSVTASAKMCEAYKAYFSMPTRDQDKPLGTSFYLQALQERTLGGWYRREKRAIKFAIPRIWCEPTTTQAIATSAWWTLPNVGLTRMHLLSCIQTFHHPLHQCYTALSSL, translated from the exons ATgaatctggagaatgcttgcagcttcttaatgccatctctgataaaatcatttatcaagacaagagcaaaaacgtactctgtgacagcatctgctaaaatgtgtgaagcctacaaagcatatttcagcatgcctaccagggatcaagacaaaccattgggcacctcattttatctGCAAGCACTGCAAGAAAGAACTCTAggag GATGGTACAgaagggaaaagagagccattaagtttgctattccaagaatttggtgtgaacccacaaccactcaagcaattgcaacttctgcatggtggacccttccaaatgttGGGCTGACAAGAATGCATCTTCTATCATGTATCCAGACTTTCCATCATCCATTGCACCAGTGctacactgccctgagctccctgtaa